TCTGCACCCGCGCGTCGTGCGTCTGCCAGCGCAGCATCCGGTAGTTCTCCACCCCGAATTTGTTGCTGACCCACACGCCCGGCAGGCTCGCCAGCAGCACCAGGGGCAGCACCCAGAAGCCCAGCCGGGCCATGAGGGCGCCGACCGAGATGAGGGTGACGGCGGCGCCCGCGAGGCTCACGAGTTGCGTCGCCACCCCCAGCGGCCGGGTGCCCACCTCGCGGTAAGCCTGCTGGAGCTTGTCGTAGGTCTCGGCGTTCTCGAAGGACTCCACGCTGAGCCCCGAGGCCTTGTCCAGGATGCGGCGCGTGACGGAGTGCTGGAGGCTGTCGCCCAGGAGTTGCTGCGAGGCGTTCTGCACGGTGGAGAGCAGGGTGCCCAGCACGCCCAGCGCGACCTGGATTCCCAGGAGGGCGAGCAGGGCGCTGTAGGTCGCCCCGCCCTGAACCGCCCGCGCCACCTCGTCGAGCAGGAGTTTGCCGATGTAGAGGTTGGCGGCGGGGAGGCCGCTACTCAGCAGGCTGGTCAGCGCGTACAGGAGGCTGTGCCGGGGACTCGCCGCCCAGACGAGCCGCAGGGTCTGGAGGAGGTCCGCCGACCGCTTCCCGAGCGAGGCGCTTTCGCCGGGCGGCGGGGGCCGGAGGGGACGGGGGGGAGAGCTGATCATTGGGCCCAGTGTTGCGCGGCGGGGGAGGGGGCACGGTGGGATGCTCCTCACTTGCCCTCATGGGGGCTGCTGTCAGTCGGCGGGCGACCGCGACCAATACTGCGCCTCCGCGCCCGAGAACGTGCCGTCCCGCTCATGCACGAAGCCCAGTTTGGTCAGGACGCGCTGCGAGGCCGCGTTGTGGGGCCGCACGATGGCGACGATCCGCTCCAGCCCCAGCGGCCCGAACCCATGCCGGAGCGCGGCTTCCCCCAGTTCAGTCGCAAACCCGCGCCCCCAGGCGGGCCGACCCAGGTAGTAGGACAGTTGCACCTCCTGAGTTTCTTCGAGAGGTTCGAGTCCGCCGTGCCCCAGAAACGCCCCCGTGGCCTTCTCGATGACGGCGTAGGGTCCGAACCCGTGCTTGGGCCAGAGCCCAGCCTTGCCCGAGACGTAGGCCCGGCTCTCCTCGGGAGTTCGCGCCACGCCCAACCACGTCACGTTCGGGTCGCTGTCAATGACCGCGTAGTGCGCGTCGAGGTCGCTGACGAGCAGGGGACGCAGCAGCAACCGTGGCGTTTCGAGATTCATGGTTCACGGTAACGCCGGGGTGGAATGAGGGGGCGAGTGCCGCCCTTCCCATGCCGATGAGTGGAAAGCACCGCGTCAAGGAAGGGGTTTCTCATGCCCGCCGACGGCCGGGACGCGAAGCTGAGCCGTTCAGAAGGGAGACTTTCTCATGACTGCGGACACCCAGCACCCCGACAAGACCGCGAGCGACTCGGCCAACCGCCCCTTTGCCACCGTCAACCCCTACACGGGTGAGACGGTGCGCGAGTTCCTCTTCCTCGACAGTTCGGAGGTCGTCCCGACCGTCGAGCGGGCGCACCAGGCGTACCTGTCCTGGCGGGAGCCCCCCGCCTCCGAGCGGGCGGAGGTCGTGCGCCGCGCCGGGGAACTCATGCTCGAACGCACCGACGAGCTCGCCGCCCTGGTCACGCTGGAGATGGGCAAGCTGATCCGGGAGGCGAGGGGCGAGGTGGCGCTGGCGGCCTCCATCCTGCGCTATTACGGCGAGCAGGGGCCGGAGTTCCTGAAGCCCGAGCCCTTGAAGGTGGACCGGGGCGAGGCCGCCATCGTGAACGCGCCCCTGGGCGTCATCCTCGGCATCGAGCCCTGGAACTTCCCGCTGTATCAGGTTGTGCGCTTCGCCGCCCCGAACCTTGTCGTGGGGAATACCGTGCTGGTCAAGCACGCCGAGATCTGCCCGCAGTCGGCGCTCGCGCTGGAGCGGCTCTTCCGGGATGCGGGGGCGCCGGAGGGCGTCTACACGAACGTGTTCCTCCGCATCCCCGACATAGAGACCGTCATTGCCCACCCCGCTGTACAGGGCGTGGCACTCACGGGCAGCGAGCGGGCCGGGGCGAGCGTGGCCGAGATCGCGGGCCGCCACCTCAAGAAGTGCGTTCTGGAACTTGGGGGCAGCGATCCCTTCATCGTGTTGGACGACGTGGACCTCGACAAGGCGGTGAAGGCGGCGGTGGCGGGGCGGCTGGGGAACACCGGGCAGAGCTGCGTGGCGGCCAAGCGGCTGATGGTCGTGGAGGGGCTGTACGACGAGTTCGTGGGGAAGCTGGGGCAGGCCTTTGCCTCGCTCCAGCCGGGCGATCCCGCCGACCCCTCCACCCGCCTGGGGCCCCTCTCGTCGGAACGGGCCGCGCGGGACCTGCTCGCCCAGGTGCAGGACGCGGTGGAAAAGGGCGCGACCGTCGTGACGGGGGGCGGACGGCCCGACCTGCCCGGCGCGTTTGTCGAGCCCACGGTGCTGACGGGCGTGCGGCCCGGAATGCGCGCCTACTCCGAGGAACTGTTCGGCCCCGTCGCCGTCGTGTACCGGGTGGCGAGCGAGGACGAGGCCGTCGAACTCGCCAACTCGTCGCCCTACGGGCTGGGCGGGGCGGTGTTCTCAAACGACCTGGAGCGGGCGCGGCGGGTGGCCGACCGCCTGGAGAGCGGCATGGTGTGGATCAACCACCCCACCTCGTCGCAGGCGGACCTGCCTTTCGGTGGTGTCAAACGCTCCGGCTACGGCCGCGAACTCTCGCCGCTGGGCCTGTTCGAGTTCACCAACCGCAAGCTCGTCCGCACCCTGCCCGCCGAGTCGGGGGTGGGCCGGGTGGCGGGCTGACCCGCGGGGCTTTCGGGTGGAATCGGGTGGGTGCGTTCCCCACCCTATGCCGACCCGAAAGCCCGATTTACACGGCATGTTCCGGGTCTGCCGCAACGTCTGATACGGTGGCCGTCCCATCCGTTCTCGAAGCGGCGCTGTCCCGCTTCGATCACTCCTGTCCCGGCAACCCTCAACGTTCCTGCTTGCTCCGCTCAGGTTGAACCGTTCTAAAACCTGTTCAACCGGAACTCATCCGAGAGGGCTGGCTGCGGACGACCCCTCGGTCCGCCTCGCGGACAGCTCCCCTCGAGGGGAGCCCGGTGAGGTGGCGCGCAGGGCCGGACTCGCAGGGCTGCTTGCAGAGGAGGTGCTGTGTCCACCTTGCACCGTGGGTGGCCCCGCGTCCCCTCCGGCAGTGTACGCTGGGGTGCGGGTCATCATGGATGAAGAGGTCCTCCTGATGGGGCGGGTGGCGCAGGGAGACGGTGAGGCGCTGGCGGAGCTGCACCGCCGCATTGGCCGCCACGTCTATGCCGTGGCCTACCACCTGCTGCGTCACCGCGAGGAGGCCGAGGAGATCGTGCAGGACACCTTTGCGCGGGTGGCGCGGGGGGCGGGGTCATACCACCCCGAGCTGGGCTCGCCCCGCGCGTTCATCTACACGGTCGCGCGGAACGCGGCCCTCTCGCAGTTGCGCGCCCGGGGAGCCCGGCCCGTCACGGTGGACCCCGGGGAGCTGCCCCCCGACCACCTGGAGGCGCCCGCCACCGACCTGGAGACGCGGGTGGCCGTGCAGTCGGCGGTGGAACACCTGAAGGGTGGCGATCAGACGCTCATCCTCGATGCCTTCTTCGACGGGCTGAGCCACCCCGAGATCGCGGCCAAGCGGCACCTGCCCCTGGGAACCGTCAAGTCGCGGCTGCGGCGCGCGCTCCAGGCGATGCGGGAACGGCTGGAGGGCACATGAACGCCAGAGAACCCGCCGCCCACCCGGACGAGGCCACCCTGCGCGCCTATGCCCTGGGTCACCTCGACCCCGCCCGGGAGGAGGAGGCCGAACGGCACGCGCTGACCTGTGCCCGCTGCGCCGCCCGGGTCAGTGCCTGGCGGGACGACCTCGTGGCCGCCGTCGAGGCGCTCCCCGCCCCGGCCCGCCTGCCCCCGCTGAGGATGGAGGCCAGC
This sequence is a window from Deinococcus aerius. Protein-coding genes within it:
- a CDS encoding GNAT family N-acetyltransferase: MNLETPRLLLRPLLVSDLDAHYAVIDSDPNVTWLGVARTPEESRAYVSGKAGLWPKHGFGPYAVIEKATGAFLGHGGLEPLEETQEVQLSYYLGRPAWGRGFATELGEAALRHGFGPLGLERIVAIVRPHNAASQRVLTKLGFVHERDGTFSGAEAQYWSRSPAD
- a CDS encoding NAD-dependent succinate-semialdehyde dehydrogenase; the protein is MTADTQHPDKTASDSANRPFATVNPYTGETVREFLFLDSSEVVPTVERAHQAYLSWREPPASERAEVVRRAGELMLERTDELAALVTLEMGKLIREARGEVALAASILRYYGEQGPEFLKPEPLKVDRGEAAIVNAPLGVILGIEPWNFPLYQVVRFAAPNLVVGNTVLVKHAEICPQSALALERLFRDAGAPEGVYTNVFLRIPDIETVIAHPAVQGVALTGSERAGASVAEIAGRHLKKCVLELGGSDPFIVLDDVDLDKAVKAAVAGRLGNTGQSCVAAKRLMVVEGLYDEFVGKLGQAFASLQPGDPADPSTRLGPLSSERAARDLLAQVQDAVEKGATVVTGGGRPDLPGAFVEPTVLTGVRPGMRAYSEELFGPVAVVYRVASEDEAVELANSSPYGLGGAVFSNDLERARRVADRLESGMVWINHPTSSQADLPFGGVKRSGYGRELSPLGLFEFTNRKLVRTLPAESGVGRVAG
- a CDS encoding RNA polymerase sigma factor, producing MDEEVLLMGRVAQGDGEALAELHRRIGRHVYAVAYHLLRHREEAEEIVQDTFARVARGAGSYHPELGSPRAFIYTVARNAALSQLRARGARPVTVDPGELPPDHLEAPATDLETRVAVQSAVEHLKGGDQTLILDAFFDGLSHPEIAAKRHLPLGTVKSRLRRALQAMRERLEGT